In Fundulus heteroclitus isolate FHET01 chromosome 8, MU-UCD_Fhet_4.1, whole genome shotgun sequence, a genomic segment contains:
- the alad gene encoding delta-aminolevulinic acid dehydratase, giving the protein MQTPAESILHSGYFHPTLRYWQTCATDLRPDNLIYPIFVTDAADAVEPIGSLPGQARYGVNKLEAMLRPLVEKGLKCVLIFGVPAKIAKDERGSGADSDDTPAVLAVRKIRSLFPELLVACDVCLCPYTSHGHCGILNEDGALNNDASCLRLAEVALAYARAGCHIIAPSDMMDGRVRAIKHALLSNGVGNKVSVLSYSAKFASCYYGPFRDAAQSKPAFGDRRCYQLPPGARGLALRAVERDVREGADMLMVKPGLPYLDIMREVKDKFPTHPLAVYNVSGEFAMLWHGAKAGAFELRAAVMEAMTAFRRAGADIIITYYTPELLTWLKE; this is encoded by the exons ATGCAGACGCCGGCAGAGTCGATCCTCCACAGTGGATATTTCCACCCGACGCTCCGATACTGGCAGACCTGCGCCACCGATCTCAGACCAGACAATCTCATCTACCCCATCTTTGTCAC AGACGCTGCAGATGCCGTGGAGCCCATCGGCAGCCTGCCGGGACAGGCAAG GTATGGGGTGAACAAGCTGGAGGCGATGCTGCGACCGCTCGTGGAGAAAGGTCTGAAATGTGTTCTCATCTTCGGCGTCCCGGCAAAAATAGCAAAG GACGAAAGGGGCTCGGGGGCCGACTCGGACGACACGCCCGCGGTTCTGGCCGTCAGAAAGATCCGATCTCTGTTCCCGGAGCTGCTGGTGGCGTGCGACGTCTGCCTGTGTCCCTACACCTCACACGGACACTGCG GCATCCTGAACGAAGACGGCGCTCTGAACAACGACGCCAGCTGCCTGCGACTGGCAGAGGTCGCTCTGGCGTACGCGCGAGCCG GTTGCCACATCATCGCGCCCTCTGACATGATGGACGGACGTGTCCGAGCCATAAAGCACGCTCTGCTGTCCAACGGTGTGGGAAACAAG GTTTCGGTGCTGAGCTACAGCGCAAAGTTTGCCTCCTGTTACTACGGTCCGTTCAG GGACGCGGCCCAGTCCAAACCCGCGTTCGGAGACAGACGATGCTATCAGCTTCCCCCCGGAGCGAGAGGACTGGCGCTCCGAGCCGTG GAGCGAGATGTGAGAGAGGGAGCCGACATGCTGATGGTGAAACCGGGTCTGCCGTACCTGGACATCATGAGGGAAGTCAAGGACAAG TTCCCCACCCACCCTCTGGCCGTCTACAACGTGTCTGGGGAGTTCGCCATGCTGTGGCACGGAGCGAAGGCCGGCGCGTTCGAACTGCGGGCCGCCGTGATGGAGGCCATGACCGCCTTCCGCAGGGCAG